In the genome of Deinococcus ruber, one region contains:
- a CDS encoding urease subunit gamma, with product MQLTERERDKLLIFTAAEVARRRRARGLKLNHPEAVALITAEVLEGIRDGRSVEDLMSYGATILSADDVLDGIPEMIHDIQVEGTFPDGTKLVTIHDPIRGGVSSTVAGEYLLADGDIELNEGKPVTALIVANTADRPIQVGSHFHFFEVNAALNFDRAAAYGQRLNIPAGTAVRFEPGEERQVEIVPLGGTREVWGMNALISGALDGEGVKESALERARERGFREVMGDAE from the coding sequence ATGCAACTGACCGAGCGAGAACGTGACAAGCTGCTGATCTTCACCGCCGCCGAGGTGGCCCGCAGGCGCAGGGCGCGGGGACTGAAGCTAAACCATCCGGAGGCCGTCGCCCTGATTACCGCCGAGGTGCTGGAAGGCATCCGGGACGGGCGCAGCGTGGAAGACCTGATGAGTTACGGGGCCACCATCCTGAGCGCCGATGACGTGCTGGACGGCATTCCCGAGATGATCCACGATATTCAGGTGGAAGGCACCTTTCCCGACGGCACCAAACTGGTGACCATCCACGACCCGATACGCGGCGGCGTAAGCAGCACGGTAGCTGGGGAATACTTGCTGGCAGACGGCGACATCGAGCTGAACGAGGGCAAACCCGTGACCGCGCTGATAGTCGCCAACACCGCCGACCGCCCCATTCAGGTGGGCAGCCATTTTCATTTCTTCGAGGTGAATGCGGCGCTGAACTTTGACCGGGCCGCCGCTTACGGCCAGCGCCTGAATATTCCCGCCGGAACCGCCGTGCGCTTTGAACCCGGCGAGGAACGGCAAGTGGAAATCGTGCCTCTGGGCGGCACCCGCGAGGTCTGGGGCATGAACGCCCTGATTTCGGGGGCGCTGGACGGCGAGGGTGTGAAGGAATCGGCGCTGGAACGGGCGCGGGAACGGGGGTTTAGAGAAGTGATGGGTGATGCGGAATGA
- a CDS encoding beta strand repeat-containing protein, which translates to MRLPFSSFLRWLLLLCFSLGMAAGQALQYGIISDNFQGQTSVVYALTTPNYLNYPDVPTTSTPSGLPLLKTFSATASNRNATETVTTGLNFTYQSSGGYPYGLCDSTTTAGKAAASCASGKSWQGRVMYALLKFPVSGTYYFTLAHDDGVEVDLSGQLTATDPRTATYGTVLGGVTSWTASDTTYETLNTTPFVVSASACYLMRVYWNNQGGINHLRLRYGTQSNLSDQALVPTTQFLLPGVAANWNSCTNPTLTVSKSSVGGVGSFTFTGTNGYSGETITTTAVSTPVSGSTFSLTNQYAATSITETGPSTYGLTSAACTDANAAASGNPTTIPSTVSGKTVTIASTYIIPQAQLQCSLTNTKLGTLSLSKSSNGPWLAGQTGAAYTLTVSNNTATGGGSIAAPITVKDVLPSGITVPNGAVTLSGTNAANWTCTAASNVLTCTSSIALAASNTSVFSFGVTVGASAASTVTNYASIASGTGVNPPTPDPTCTTAGICASIDTTVLSKPTIAKAFSPTSIVSGGNSTITFTLTNSNATPLTNLNFTDTLTNMKVNSTAIGGTCSDYGIISPATLALNAASLNLTVATLPGNTSCTITVVVTSSKTGTLPNTTSGITTDQTPVGTVSNTASLTVTASTSADLSITKTGPSTAISGTSISYTLTLSSAGPAPANNATFSDPNTANLTGITAVCQSPSAGVSGCSATVAASGNVSGSVTAFPSGGSVQVLITGTIPAGATADLKNTATITAPSGITDPSTGNNTSATVITTLTKQADLSITKTDGLSNVSTGQTVTYTIVVANAGPSSTTGSFKDITFSGVTLSGFTCTATTGTANCPASAPTTPIGGGYTYSLLNLPTSSSITFQITGTVTATGGTVTNAASITTQSGVPNAAGVLNATSTATDTDTILADLSLTKTGAAASQPGNLVTYTLSVSNAGPSTATSITLTDSLPAGTTFSAGDQASGFSGVYNGSTSPKTVTWTLSDMTAAATPQSVTLALRMPSASAVRGDVTTTPATAGIISVTNSATVSSPSDTVTANNTGAATTNLVLVELLKRVRNVTADNRDNGGTPRFGTSGQGLPGEVLEYCLTFRNLGGVDISGFGMNDNVPSNVNAKTNAYGGTDLGISVLRGGSGTAGSATVSGGGPAVLLTSSADTDSGTLTTTGGSFGRGLLTASLTSPLTVAESGLTCFQAVIR; encoded by the coding sequence ATGCGCCTTCCCTTTTCGTCGTTCCTTCGCTGGCTTCTGCTGCTGTGCTTTTCATTAGGGATGGCGGCGGGGCAGGCGCTGCAATACGGGATCATCTCCGATAACTTTCAGGGACAGACCAGTGTGGTCTATGCATTGACTACACCAAACTACCTGAACTATCCCGACGTTCCGACCACATCAACACCATCCGGACTGCCTCTTCTCAAAACGTTTTCAGCGACTGCTTCCAACAGAAACGCCACCGAAACCGTGACGACGGGGCTAAATTTTACTTATCAGTCGAGTGGCGGATACCCATATGGACTGTGCGACTCCACCACGACTGCGGGAAAAGCGGCAGCGTCCTGCGCCAGCGGCAAGAGCTGGCAGGGCCGGGTGATGTACGCCCTGCTCAAATTTCCGGTGTCAGGCACGTATTACTTCACGCTGGCCCACGACGACGGTGTCGAGGTCGATCTGTCGGGGCAGCTGACCGCCACCGATCCGCGCACCGCCACCTACGGCACTGTGCTGGGCGGCGTCACTTCTTGGACCGCCAGCGACACGACTTACGAAACACTCAATACCACGCCGTTCGTGGTCAGTGCCTCGGCATGCTACCTGATGAGGGTCTACTGGAACAATCAGGGCGGCATCAACCATCTGCGGCTTCGCTACGGCACCCAGAGCAACCTGTCAGACCAGGCATTGGTTCCGACCACGCAGTTTCTGTTGCCCGGCGTTGCGGCGAACTGGAATAGCTGCACCAACCCTACCCTGACCGTCAGCAAGAGCAGCGTGGGCGGCGTGGGCAGCTTCACGTTTACCGGCACCAACGGCTACAGCGGCGAAACCATCACCACCACCGCCGTCAGCACGCCCGTCAGCGGCAGCACCTTTTCGCTCACCAATCAGTACGCCGCCACCAGCATCACCGAAACCGGCCCCAGCACCTACGGCCTGACCAGCGCGGCCTGCACCGATGCCAATGCGGCAGCCAGCGGCAACCCCACCACGATTCCCAGCACCGTCAGCGGCAAAACCGTGACCATCGCGTCTACATACATCATTCCGCAGGCCCAGTTACAGTGCAGCCTGACCAACACCAAACTAGGTACCCTGAGTCTAAGCAAGTCCAGCAACGGGCCGTGGCTGGCAGGTCAGACCGGGGCCGCCTACACCCTGACGGTCAGCAACAACACCGCGACAGGCGGAGGCTCTATCGCAGCTCCGATCACCGTCAAAGACGTGTTGCCCAGCGGCATTACCGTGCCAAACGGAGCCGTAACACTCAGCGGAACCAACGCCGCCAACTGGACTTGCACCGCCGCCAGCAATGTTCTGACGTGTACCAGCAGCATCGCCCTTGCTGCCAGTAACACCTCGGTCTTTTCCTTCGGCGTGACGGTGGGCGCGTCGGCAGCCTCTACCGTTACCAATTACGCGTCTATCGCTTCCGGTACGGGTGTTAATCCGCCGACTCCTGACCCGACCTGCACCACGGCAGGCATCTGCGCTTCTATCGATACTACCGTGCTGAGCAAACCGACCATCGCCAAGGCGTTCTCGCCCACGTCCATCGTGTCTGGCGGCAACAGCACCATTACCTTCACCCTGACCAACAGCAACGCCACCCCTCTCACCAACCTGAACTTCACAGACACCCTGACCAATATGAAGGTCAACAGCACAGCCATCGGCGGTACCTGTAGCGACTACGGCATCATCTCGCCTGCCACCCTTGCCCTCAATGCCGCCTCGCTGAATCTGACAGTGGCGACGCTGCCCGGAAACACCAGTTGCACCATCACGGTGGTGGTGACATCTTCTAAGACTGGCACCCTCCCGAATACCACCAGCGGCATCACCACTGACCAGACACCCGTAGGAACTGTCTCCAATACCGCCAGCCTGACCGTTACCGCCAGCACCAGCGCCGACCTGAGCATCACCAAAACTGGCCCGAGTACGGCGATCTCCGGCACAAGCATCAGCTACACCCTGACACTCAGCAGCGCTGGCCCCGCCCCCGCCAACAATGCCACCTTCTCCGACCCCAACACCGCCAACCTGACCGGCATAACGGCGGTCTGCCAGAGTCCTTCGGCAGGCGTCAGTGGGTGCAGCGCCACCGTCGCCGCCAGCGGCAATGTCAGCGGCAGTGTGACGGCCTTTCCATCGGGCGGCAGCGTGCAGGTCCTCATTACCGGCACCATTCCCGCCGGAGCCACCGCCGATCTGAAAAATACGGCCACGATTACCGCCCCCAGCGGCATCACCGATCCGTCAACGGGCAACAATACCAGCGCCACCGTCATTACCACCCTGACCAAGCAGGCCGACCTGAGCATTACCAAGACCGATGGCCTCAGCAATGTCAGCACTGGACAGACCGTGACGTACACCATCGTGGTGGCGAACGCCGGGCCGAGCAGCACCACTGGGAGCTTCAAAGACATCACTTTCAGCGGCGTGACCCTGAGCGGCTTCACCTGTACTGCCACTACCGGCACCGCCAACTGTCCAGCCAGTGCGCCCACCACCCCAATTGGCGGAGGCTACACCTATTCTTTGCTGAATTTGCCCACCAGCAGCAGCATTACCTTTCAGATCACGGGAACGGTGACAGCTACTGGCGGCACCGTCACCAACGCCGCCTCGATCACAACACAGAGCGGCGTCCCCAATGCTGCCGGAGTCCTGAATGCCACCAGCACGGCCACCGATACCGATACCATTCTGGCCGACCTGAGCCTCACCAAGACCGGGGCGGCAGCGTCGCAGCCGGGAAATCTGGTCACGTATACCCTGAGTGTCAGCAACGCGGGGCCGTCCACCGCCACCAGCATCACTCTCACTGACTCGCTGCCCGCAGGCACCACCTTCAGCGCTGGCGATCAGGCCAGCGGCTTCAGCGGCGTGTACAACGGCAGTACCTCGCCCAAAACCGTCACCTGGACGCTGAGCGACATGACCGCTGCGGCTACGCCCCAGAGCGTGACGCTTGCTCTGCGAATGCCCAGCGCCAGTGCCGTCCGTGGCGACGTAACCACCACGCCCGCCACAGCTGGCATCATCAGTGTCACCAACTCGGCCACCGTCAGCAGCCCCAGCGATACCGTGACCGCCAACAACACCGGGGCGGCGACCACCAATCTGGTGCTGGTGGAACTGCTCAAACGGGTACGCAACGTGACCGCCGATAACCGCGACAACGGCGGCACACCCCGCTTCGGCACCAGCGGGCAGGGCCTGCCGGGAGAAGTGCTGGAATACTGCCTGACCTTCCGAAATCTGGGCGGCGTGGACATCTCGGGGTTCGGCATGAACGACAACGTTCCCAGCAACGTCAATGCCAAGACGAACGCCTACGGCGGCACCGATCTGGGCATCTCGGTGCTGCGCGGCGGCAGCGGCACCGCAGGGAGCGCGACCGTTTCGGGCGGTGGCCCTGCCGTCCTGCTGACCAGCAGCGCTGATACCGACAGCGGCACCCTGACCACCACCGGAGGTAGCTTCGGGCGGGGCCTGCTGACCGCGAGTCTGACCAGCCCGCTGACCGTGGCCGAAAGCGGTCTGACCTGCTTTCAGGCCGTGATTCGCTGA
- the uvsE gene encoding UV DNA damage repair endonuclease UvsE, whose protein sequence is MTSSASQPHLGLVCITSGPEVRFRTITRTRYLMAPAEERFAVLEAIYRDNIARLLVAASYCAAHHIRLYRLSSALFPMSDLPGDDTGLSVLDALSGELAAAGVAFRAADIRVLIHPDQFLVLSSENPEVVARSIFALSVHARVLDGLGMERSPWNCILLHGGKGGRGQALTDTILTLPEAVRTRFTLENDERAYGPADLLPVCEATGTPLIFDAHHHVVREKLASQEDPSVREWVLKARATWTPPEWQVVHLSSGIDGPQDRRHTDLITQFPSAYLDVPWIEVEAKGKELALADLRARLPETAL, encoded by the coding sequence ATGACTTCATCCGCTTCCCAGCCTCATCTGGGCCTGGTCTGTATCACGTCGGGGCCGGAGGTGCGCTTCCGGACGATCACCCGCACACGCTACCTGATGGCTCCGGCAGAAGAGCGTTTCGCCGTGCTGGAGGCCATCTACCGCGATAACATCGCCCGGCTTCTGGTTGCGGCGAGCTACTGCGCGGCCCACCATATCCGGCTGTACCGCCTGTCATCGGCCCTCTTTCCGATGTCCGACCTGCCGGGCGACGACACCGGACTGAGCGTGCTGGACGCGCTGAGCGGGGAACTGGCGGCGGCGGGCGTGGCCTTCCGAGCGGCAGACATCCGGGTATTGATTCACCCAGATCAATTTCTGGTGCTGTCGAGCGAGAATCCGGAGGTAGTCGCACGCAGCATCTTTGCCCTGTCGGTGCATGCCCGCGTGCTGGACGGTCTGGGCATGGAGCGCAGCCCCTGGAACTGCATCCTGCTGCACGGCGGCAAAGGCGGGCGGGGGCAGGCGCTGACCGACACGATCCTGACCCTTCCCGAAGCGGTCAGAACGCGCTTCACCCTCGAAAACGACGAACGCGCCTACGGCCCCGCCGATCTGCTGCCGGTCTGCGAGGCCACCGGCACGCCGCTGATCTTCGACGCGCATCATCATGTCGTACGCGAAAAACTGGCGTCTCAGGAAGATCCGAGCGTGCGCGAGTGGGTGCTGAAGGCCCGCGCCACCTGGACGCCCCCCGAGTGGCAGGTGGTGCACCTGAGCAGCGGCATCGACGGCCCGCAGGACAGGCGACACACCGACCTGATCACACAGTTCCCCTCGGCTTATCTTGATGTGCCCTGGATCGAAGTCGAGGCCAAAGGCAAAGAACTGGCGCTGGCAGACCTGCGGGCGCGGCTGCCGGAAACAGCACTCTGA
- a CDS encoding GNAT family N-acetyltransferase gives MDVKNDTQKNQYELKTPEGMAVAVYRPVGTHAIMFTHTEVPEALEGQGIGSKLVKAALEDVKAQGKMVIPMCPFVAGYISQHHEYLDLVDPVQRGALNIS, from the coding sequence ATGGACGTGAAGAACGACACCCAGAAAAACCAGTACGAACTGAAGACGCCGGAAGGCATGGCAGTCGCGGTGTACCGCCCGGTGGGCACGCACGCCATCATGTTCACGCATACCGAGGTGCCGGAAGCGCTGGAAGGCCAGGGCATCGGCTCGAAGCTGGTAAAGGCGGCGCTGGAAGACGTGAAGGCGCAGGGCAAGATGGTGATCCCGATGTGTCCCTTTGTGGCGGGCTACATCAGCCAGCACCACGAATACCTCGATCTGGTCGATCCGGTACAGCGCGGCGCACTGAACATTTCCTGA
- a CDS encoding aminoglycoside phosphotransferase family protein, whose product MTEITPQLVRQLIAEQFPQWAALPVTPVAFGGWDNRTFHLGDELSVRLPSAPRYAVQAEKEHRWLPLLGPHLPLPIPQSLALGQPSAAFAWPWSVRRWLDGEQASVQSIRDQVAFAHALAEFLSALQRVGTHGGPAAGEHNFYRGTPPVVYDAQTRQTIRALERQIDAPAALRVWEAALDSVCQGPPVWIHGDVAPGNLLVQEGRLSAVIDFGGCAVGDPACDLVIAWTLLSGESRRAFRAALPLDTATWARARGWALWKALITAADPADAAKASEARRVLLEVLSDPLALA is encoded by the coding sequence TTCCGCAGTGGGCTGCCCTGCCCGTGACCCCGGTGGCCTTCGGCGGCTGGGACAACCGGACGTTTCATCTGGGAGACGAACTGAGCGTGCGGCTGCCGAGTGCGCCCCGCTACGCCGTGCAGGCCGAAAAGGAACACCGCTGGCTGCCGCTGCTGGGGCCGCACCTGCCGCTGCCCATTCCGCAGTCGCTGGCGCTTGGGCAGCCGTCGGCGGCCTTTGCATGGCCGTGGTCGGTGCGCCGCTGGCTGGACGGCGAGCAGGCCAGCGTGCAGAGTATCCGGGATCAGGTGGCGTTCGCACACGCGCTGGCCGAATTCCTGAGTGCCCTTCAGCGCGTGGGCACACACGGGGGGCCAGCGGCGGGCGAGCACAATTTCTACCGAGGTACGCCGCCTGTGGTCTACGACGCTCAGACCCGTCAGACGATTCGGGCGTTAGAGCGCCAGATCGATGCACCTGCGGCGCTGCGCGTGTGGGAAGCGGCGCTGGACAGCGTGTGTCAGGGCCCGCCCGTCTGGATTCACGGCGACGTTGCGCCGGGAAATCTGCTGGTGCAGGAAGGCCGACTGAGCGCCGTGATCGACTTTGGCGGCTGCGCGGTGGGCGACCCGGCCTGTGATCTGGTGATCGCCTGGACGCTGCTGAGCGGTGAAAGCCGCCGCGCCTTCCGGGCAGCCCTGCCGCTGGACACCGCCACCTGGGCACGCGCACGCGGCTGGGCGCTGTGGAAGGCGCTCATCACGGCTGCTGACCCTGCCGACGCGGCAAAAGCCAGCGAGGCGCGGCGGGTGCTGCTGGAGGTGCTGAGCGACCCGCTGGCGCTGGCCTGA